GGCGGGTGAGCACCAAACCACTGCTATCTAGATTGGTTGAGCCACTATAATCCAAAGTTATCTCTTATTATACATATCTATTTAATGCTGActttcaattaaaggggttgtccgggattggggatgTTGCTGTAAGTGAACACCGtgcacataaatattacatacagtacattcCTGTCCTGCCCATGTCATATATTCTCTGCCCGAAGTCACGCGTTTCAAAGATTCAGTGATGTACCGGGTCGCTTTCTGCAGAGCAAAGCCTCTGTTTCCGCttcgcagggagcccggtgacgtcacagtcagccTCAGTGATTATGCAGAGCACACACTGAGGGGCGGAAACTAGGCGGCAACACATTGTGCTAAACCCCGCCCGGTGATggtccggtgatgtcaccgggcagtGCGCTTTCTTCTCAATGAAGGAGGCAGAGCACTATTCTACTTAGTATAGTAAACGCCTCATATGTAAAATACAGGCatatcagggctccagatggcgaccaaaatggtcgccaatgcgacttagaattgctaaatggtgacaagactttgtagtcttgtcgccatttgcgcctagaccctccacTGCTCTGCCTCTCAAACACAAGGAACTAACATGgcacgcgctgctctcagcgcatgccatgttcttctcaacagtacaggggagaaggaggcagtccctcccccctgtaccgctgccaccaatcggctgatagcagggaggaggagggcaggggctgtggccactgcaccaccaatgaatatagtttatgcttgaatacaaacgcaggctgcgctgcgggtgccagccatatcccatacccggcacccagcctctatgactgcgcgctgcgatctgccgctattaacccctcaggtgccgcagtattataaagtagaatcattggtggcacagtgcgcccccaaccccccccaaatataataatcattggtggcagttctgatcagagccccagcagtgtaagcctggggctccaatcggttaccatggcagccaggacgctactgaagccctggctgccatagtcagctccctatCAGGGTGaacaggacaagggatgaaagatcccaggttctagcccataagggggaaatagttattaaataaataaaattaaaaaaaaaaaatatatatatatatatatttatttatattaagtTTAAAAATACCCCtttgcccaattttacatataaaatatataaacaataaaaaaaattacatatcgccacacccgaaaaagtgcaaaatataaaaatatctcctatgcggtaaaTGCCGTAacagacaaaaaacaaacaaacatgcaatttgccatttttttttcaccttgtcccgacaaaaattaggttaggactgttctattatggtccagacgttccataaaatctggaatgcacacggcttttttggtgttttttttttttccacatggtattgagtatcgcaatacttttttatggtttcaagtcaaaattttggtatcgtgacaactctAGGtaagacatgtctgttttaatgtattttttattatactgtaattatatgtattttaaatttggcgactaaaatgATAAATTTGGCGATTAAaattttcaggttaggagccaatggctccttgatatttttttagtctggagccctgcatatgctgcagcaggctggagaaAGAATGATTCAGGGGGGCGGATGCACGGAGGAGGTAACGATGTGCGGCAGGAAGCGGAATATGAAAGAGGGGGCGGATGCACGGTGGATTGCTATTCATCAGAAAACACGCGCGATGCTGCGCTGGAATCCACAGGGCAGTGCGGTAGAAAGTTAGTGCGAACATAAACATCAATGTCAACAATGAGTGGGGGACCGTCGAAGCCCTGTAGAAgaggagaaaatacaaaaaaacatatgTGGGGACCTTGAATCGGCTATTAAGAGTGAGTAAActtattaaaaaacattttttgatcccggaagacccctttaaactTTACAAAGAGGGTAAAGCATAATCTACTCCTACTACTTGGTAGTAAATCCAAATTTGACTACCCTATGCTAACTGTATCATCCTGTCATAGATGATGGCCTCACTGACCAATGGAAGAACCTCACACTAAATGATTTCAGGAGTTGTGTATGCAAATCAATTGCTCAAGCTATTTTACTAAGTAACCACCAGAATACAACAGAACCTTTATATTCCCCTTCTGTGCACTAAGTCTGAACATGTTTCTTGTATAGATTTGAGAGGTATATAAAAAACGCATATCCATGCTTTTTAAGAAGTTAAACAGTTATTGGTCTAAGTTCTTCAATGAGAAGagtgtatatagtaatatataagTGTCTCTACTAATAAGTGCAGAAAAGAATAGTCCATAGTACCTTGAGAAGACATTGGCATATTTGAAGACTGGCATGTAAGTGACAACTCAACAACTTTATGGAAGGGTTGCTAGAAGTTGACATAACTGCATAGTAGGCCAGACCATAGACACAGAGCTACATGACAGTGCTCAGAGTCCTTGTTCTAATGTTAAATATTGTCATTCTTTTTAGGACTTGTTCAGAAGTGCCTGTAGATATTGTGCAATCACTTCAGCTGATTCCCATGGTACTACTTTAGCTTTAAAGGATCCTTTCTGTTTTTCTTCCATCTTTCTGATGAGTTTGTGCATAGGATAACTCTTTCGAGGGAAAGCAACGTCGGTGGAACTAAATATAACAGTTGGGCAAAAATCATTGGCCCCATCACCAACATATAAAAGGCTCTCAAACTTTACTCTTTCTTGGGATCGTTCATTGAGGTACTCAGACACTATCTTCCTCTTGCACATGTTTTTCGGGCATTGAAGACAACTATGAGAATGATAAGGGCCTATAGACAGGCAACCATTCTTTTCCACGCTGGTAGGGTTGCTAATAACCCTGCGGAAGAGAGAATCGTAGCCGTACCTTTTTAAATTGCTCTCAATGCCAAACATATTAGCATCAGAAATAAGGATGATCTCAAACCGATCCTGGTTCTTGGCTAGAAAACGGAAAAGAGCAGGCATTCCAGGTGATAAAGGGATTTTTTCATACACAGCTTTAAGGTCAGTTGCCCTCACTCCATTATCTCCAAGATATTTAAGCACTCTCTGCATGTACTCGTTATAAAAGCCATCTTGGAAGGTTTCTCGCAACCAGTCAGGAATCTCCTCATCAGGCGCAACCCGAGACACTGAATCATCACTGTTCTCATTGACAATTGTCTCATCAAAGTCAAAAATAAGGAGGTACTTGTGGGCAGATGCCATCTTTGTCACCTACAAGACAATATCACAGTCAGTTAATTGTATAagcaagaacatttttatttGGACCAAGTTATTGACTTTTGAAGAGACCCTAAAGTTAGCCATACACTGccaatagctgtcagccaaaaaCGTATTTGACCGACATCTATTCCTAACAAATGCCCTATACACGTGAACACTCAGTTTGGATGAGCTTGTATGTGCTTTCAATGGAAGAGGGGAATAAGCTGCTGTCAAACACAAATTCAACATGCCGACTCTTTTCTTTCTCTAACCCTTGTCAAACATGGATGGGCatttcatacacattagatgctcAATCAATCCTGCAAAATTGGTGAGTTTGGCTGACCTAAGtccaatgtgtatggccaccttacgCGTTAGACAGGACTATCAGATTACCAGAGGATCCGCCAGGTTGGCCCATGCACAAAAATTGGACTAAAGGTTCAGCAAAACATAACCCCATTTGAAAGTTTGGAGTCCAATACTTTCCACTAAAATCTATTTCTTATGGTATGATTCACAAATAACCTATTGGaccttatacagacgtggacaaaattgttggtaccctttggtcaatgaaagaaaaagtcacaatggtcacagaaataactttaatctgacaaaagtaataataaattaaaattctataaatgttaaccaatgaaagtcagacattgtttttcaaccatgcttcaacagaattatgtaaaaaaataaactcatgaaacaggcatggacaaaaatgatggtacccctagaaaacacagaacataatgtgaccaaagggacatgttaattcaaggtgtgtccactaattagcatcacaggtgtctacaaccttgtaatcagccattgggcctatatatatggctccaggtaatcactgtgttgtttggtgatatggtgtgtaccacactcgacatggaccagaggaagcaaaggaaagagctgtctcaagagatcagaaagaaaattatagacaagcatgttaaaggtaaaggctataagaccatctccaagcaactagatgttcctgtgagtacagttgcacatattattcataagtttaagatccatgggactgtagccaacctccctggacgtggccgcaggaggaaaattgatgacaaatctaagagacggataatccgaatggtaacaaaagagcctagaaagacttctaaagagattcaaggtgaacttcatgctcaaggaacatcagtgtcagatcgcaccatccgtcgttgtttgagccaaagtggactacatgggagacgaccaaggaggacaccattgttgaaaacgaatcataaaaaagcaagactggaatatgccaaactacatgttgacaagccacaaagcttctgggagaatgtcctgtggacagatgagacaaaaatcgaagtttttgccaaggcacatcagctgtatgttcacagacgaaaaaatgaagcatatcaagaaaagaacactgtccctactgtgaaacatggaggaggctctgttatgttctggggctgctttgctgcgtctggcacagggtgtcttgaatctgtgcagggtacaatgaaatctcaagactatcaaggaattctagagagaaatgtactagccagtgtcagaaagcttggtctcagtcgcaggtcatgggtcttgcaacaggacaatgacccaaaacacaccgctaaaaacacccaagaatggctaagaggaaaaaattggactattctaaagtggccttctatgagccctgacctcaatcctattgagcatctttggaaggagctgaaacatgcagtctggaaaaggcacccttcaaaccggacacaactggagcagtttgctcatgaggagtgggccaaaatacctgctgagaggtgcagatgtctcattgacagttacaggaagcgtttgattgcagtgattgcctcaaaaggttgcgcaacaaaatattaagttaggggtaccatcatttttgtccatgcctgtttcatgagtttatttttttacataattctgttgaagcatggttgaaaaacaatgtctgactttcattggttaacatttatagaattttaatttattattacttttgtcagattaaagttatttctgtgaccattgtgactttttctttcattgaccaaagggtaccaacaattttgtccacgtctgtagatgaTATCTCCTGTGTGTTCGAAGAAAACAACAAAGATTATAATGCAATTAACAGTGGACTTGCATATGTTCTGTATAGATGGATGGTTGGCCCTCAGAATCGAATCCATGGAAGACTCAAGGAACCCCAGAAGGACACTGTTTGTATTTCCTGCTATAGGAACTGATATCACATACTGTATAGGCACTCAGTCAGTCACTAATAGCCTGTCTTATGTGATATTAACAAGGTCATGCATTTTGCCAGTCatgttaaggtccctttacatgggccaattatcAGAAAGGAACATTCGTACAAatgctcgttcccaataatcGGCACATGTACTGCTGATCACCCACTAAACAAGCatatgctcgttcattgggtaaatGCGCCGTTGATGCTGCCATCAAAACCAtagtttttgggcagcagatcaaGCTGTGTAAAACTGGCCTCTGCTGCCCATAAACAAGGAGCCTTATGGGACTATCGAGAGCAGCACATGATAACACATTATTGACTCAAGACAGCACAAGTGTAACCCGTGGGTAAAATGCATGTGTGTTCCCATGGTGCCAGTGTATTTACTAAGTTCATTCACAGACAGTTCTACAAGAAAAGCTCACAGCTAGGACAACTGTGACATGCGTCAGATATATGAGAGAAGATAATAATGTTGCAATCTAGGACCACCACTATTTTCTAGAATCAAAATGGAGACAAATCCCCTTTGGCGCTGCTCAgatataatttttctaaatatctgtaacaaacttttcaaaaattggtcatacacattagatgtatgaTGGAAAAACCAGCCGGCAGAGGGATTGGCTAACCATCTAATTAATGTATATTTGGACCTCCTGACTGTCCTGGCAAATTCAGTGGAGAGAAGTGTtaggcatgttggatttccaCATGTCCAATCTTTTTGTTCTCAAGATGGTAAGCCATCTGTCAAGTGTTTGTCAGCACATGCCACCACAGCACATCACATTaactacacatgcatgcttggctgagcaGATAGCATACAGCCAACAGTTAGCTtgtgtatggccagttttagAATATGGTGACAGATATTGAGTAACAGCAGGGGGTTAAAGAGGACTTATccccaaacaaacaaaaaaacggtgctgCTTGTATAATCTAACTTGCGATGCTTCCCTACTTTACCATAATGTTCACCCCCTCCTTCTTCAGGTAAGCCCCCTAAAGTTCCAGCACTACTCAGGTCAATCTGAAGTGACTAACCACCTACCCACAAAGGTGTGGCTAGTTACTTTGCTTTTTTGCAAGGGTAGGTTTCTCCCCATTGTCTTGCGAACATTAGTTTTAAGTTTCATGAGATCAGTTTGCACTTGGAAGGTGTTTGTGAAGGAGATCATCACAGCCGAGGAGACACCCAAATAAGCATAGTGACTAAGCACACTTTTGTGGCTAGTCATATCAGGTTGACATATGTCGTACTGGAACTTTAAGGGGACATAAATGAAGACTGAAAAAcatattgggggaggggggtgcgcaggAACATAGGGTAAAGTATGCCATACTCAGGGAAGCATTACTAGTTAGATTATACAAGCAGCACAGTTTtgtttggtgacaggtcctcctgTCTCATGTCAACTTCTCACGTGTAGAAATGACATATCAGAAAATCGCTAAGACCTCAAATTAGAAATAATGCTGTTTTTACTGATTGGTTACTTGGAATTTAGTCATTTTAGTTTTAGGCCTCATTCGGATGTCCATGTCTGTGATGACATCCATGACAATATTATCAGTGGTTCATCTGTGAAGACATCCATGAAGGCTCCATGTTTGGTCGGTGCATCCATATTCCATGTACACTGCTAGGCCGAAAATTAGTTTCCAGCATCTCATACAAATAGTCCATGAAAAACAAGGACCAAgcacagatgacatctgtgttgagcccatggttttcacagaccaatagactataatgtgcgAGAGGCATCCATAATCACAGACAAAGtagggcagggatgtcaaacttgtggccctccagctgttgcaaaactacaactcccatcatgcctgggcatattacagctatcagggaatgatgggagttgtagttttgcaacatctggagggccatgagtttgacatccatgaagtAGGGCATGCTTCTGTGGACCCATGGTCCATGAAAAACCACTCATGTGGGAATACACAAGTCAATAGATATGTGAGCGGTCCAGGAAGACCACAGACAAAACACGTATACGataaactgatgtgtgaaagaggccttacagttaaATTCCTTTAGTTTCCTGTAATGGAAACTTACAGgtagcaaatattcaaaaagtcCTAATTAAATGCTGTAGAAACATATACAAAACACCTGTAAGGATAGAGAATGTCCAAAAAGAACCCCAAATAAAAAACTATCAAAAGATATCACATCATTCCATAATTTGCAGTCCTGAGTCTGGAAACAGTGGACTGGTGGCTGAGAAGACTTGTATGTATGTAAACAGGCAGACCAGCCAGTCTTTCATCAGGGACCTGCCCTCTTGAAGTCACTACAGCCAAGGACTTACATAATCATCTTGTAgtatcttgctgctgtctgccACAACAAGAACTGAAAATATTTTCATGTTGTTATACAGTGGAACCCCGGAATGAATGTTACTGGTGTACCCTAGGCACCCCTATCTGACAATGATTACAATATATATTTTGAGAATTTTTAGAGGCCTTTAATCAATTGCTTCTAGTGCACCCCACCTATAACGAAGTGCACATATAGATTAACATAGTTCCAAGGAGATAAGGAGCTAAATATAGGTTAATTGCATGCACGGACTGTGTTAATTATAGATCTGGTAGTAACAGCAAATAGAAAACGACTGTACAAATTGCTGGGCAGAGCAGATGGTGGTGCTAATGTAAAGCTGGAGATCCTGCATATCAATCATACTATCATATCTTTGTCAAACTGCTTTTCTATTTCTAATGAAAGGTTtggtatatttattttattgtggGCAAATTgcattttggggatttttttttttttttttcaaaaaacagcaccaccctttTAAATGAGCTGTGAGCCTGTGACagatattgcagctcaaccctcatttaagtgaatggggctgtgctgcAATACTACACACGGTCCATGCTGAAGAGTTTTATTATGTTGTATAACGCTTTGAAGATGTCCATAGGAATTTCTTAGTGGATGCCTTCCATTTAATGATTATCTTAGCAGAATCTAATGACAGGGGGGTCTCACGCAATGTCTGAAGTTAGGGGTAACCAAAGATGCACATGggatttttgcggacagcatacggtcgtctgaatgagcccttagtttgtaaggctgaaaaaagacatctgtccaaccagttcagcctgttatcctgcaagttgatccagaagaaggcgaaaaccctgtgaggtagaagccaattttcctcacttaagggggaaaaattccttcccgacgccaatcaggcaatcagaataactccctggatcaacgacccctctctagtagctatagcctgtaatattattacgctccagaaatacatccaggcccctcttgaattcctttattgtactcaccatcaccacctcctcaggcagagagttccatagtctcactgctcttaccgtaaagaatcctcttctatgtttgtgtacaaaccttctttcctccagacgcagaggatgtcccctcgtcacagtcaccgtcctgggaatgaatagatgatgggatagatctctgtactgacccctgatatatttatacatagtaattagatctccccctcagtcgtcttttttctaaactgaataaccctagtgctgataatctttcagggtactgtagttgccccattccagttattactttagttgacctcctctggaccttctccagctctgctatgcctgTCATCTTCATCAACAGGTACTGCTTCTCCTGCTCAAACTCCTCTTCCTCCAATCCAACATCAATCATCCATAACAGAATGTGTGGTCAGGAAACACCTATATGAGCCCAGTAATCTGCTTTTGGTCATTTTGAACGAAGAATTAATTTTGCAGCAATTCTGCATTGATGCCAATAAGTAACTAACATGttaatattatatatactatTTTTGCAAATATATCAATACATGAACAGTGCTCCAGTGGAACACTGCAAATGGTTAATTACTGctaaaagggttaatttaatgttACAGAGTTAAATGTTGTAATTCAGGGCTCGACAAATCGCCTAGGTATTTGCCCCAGCTTGAAaagaggcccagcacaccagcagcTGGGCACAGCCGCTGGAGGGTTAAGACCGCGAGCAaaatgaaaccttttttttttttttttaaatcacttgcGCCTAGGCTCAGACTGCCACCCTGCCCAGACCCCTCAGCTTTCGGCTCCATCGTGGTTTGGCCGCTACTTATGTGATAACTGTCCGGCAGACATCAGAGCCCGTGTCCCCATGAGAGAGCCTCGGCGGGGGAAAAGGAGTTAGTGCAGGGGAGGCAGAGCGCGAGCACAGGTAGCGGCGATGCACTCGCTGACAAGtggagggaagacaatcagcccaTCATCATTCCTCCTGCTGTATACAGCAGGGGACATGATCGGGCAGCGCAACATCCCAGGGCACCAAGTGCTGCTAGGTCCCTGCAGGGCCAGCTCTGCGGAGATAAATTATGCGCTCTGCACTTATCCGCCAGGCTCAAAGTTTGTAATGGCTGCCTGCTGCAGCCAAGTTGGCCTCGAGCACGGCCATGAACCCAGCGGGGAGCTGCATACCTGCTGCCGTCATTAGGCCGGAGCTCCTGCTAGCCACAACTGATTGCCATTCCTGCACTGTGCAACATCCCTGCAGCTACCATTCGGCCATTTCTTAGTTCTGTccctttctaggaaagctgggtgacagcctgtataccacacagaAAGCCGGGTGGCAGCTCCTAGGAGagctgtgtggtatacaggctgtctgtcacccagctttcctggtctcCTGAGGAGAATATATCTCAGTATAGGAACATTTAGATACGTTATCATATGATTTACCCATTCAGGAGTCTTGGAAAGCCGGGTTGCAGCTCCTATGAGAACTAAGACTACTGAATGGCCAAATCATCTGATAACGTCTCTATATGTTCCCATACTGAGATATATTCTCCTCAGGAGAGCTGGGTGACCGGCTGTATACCACACAGGTCTCCTAGGAGCTGCCATAAGACTCCTGAATGGCTAAATCATCTGATAGCTTCTCTATATGTTCCCATACTGAGATGTATTCTCCTCAGGAGAGCTGGGTGACAGGCTGTATACCACACAGGTCTCCTAGGAGCTGCCATAAGACTCCTGAAAGGCTAAATCATCTGATAACGTCTCTATATGTTCCCATACTGAGATATATTCTCCTcatgaaagctgggtgacaggctgTATACCACACAGGTCTCCTAGGAGCTGCC
The sequence above is a segment of the Bufo gargarizans isolate SCDJY-AF-19 chromosome 6, ASM1485885v1, whole genome shotgun sequence genome. Coding sequences within it:
- the PHOSPHO1 gene encoding phosphoethanolamine/phosphocholine phosphatase isoform X1, whose product is MVTKMASAHKYLLIFDFDETIVNENSDDSVSRVAPDEEIPDWLRETFQDGFYNEYMQRVLKYLGDNGVRATDLKAVYEKIPLSPGMPALFRFLAKNQDRFEIILISDANMFGIESNLKRYGYDSLFRRVISNPTSVEKNGCLSIGPYHSHSCLQCPKNMCKRKIVSEYLNERSQERVKFESLLYVGDGANDFCPTVIFSSTDVAFPRKSYPMHKLIRKMEEKQKGSFKAKVVPWESAEVIAQYLQALLNKS
- the PHOSPHO1 gene encoding phosphoethanolamine/phosphocholine phosphatase isoform X2; the protein is MASAHKYLLIFDFDETIVNENSDDSVSRVAPDEEIPDWLRETFQDGFYNEYMQRVLKYLGDNGVRATDLKAVYEKIPLSPGMPALFRFLAKNQDRFEIILISDANMFGIESNLKRYGYDSLFRRVISNPTSVEKNGCLSIGPYHSHSCLQCPKNMCKRKIVSEYLNERSQERVKFESLLYVGDGANDFCPTVIFSSTDVAFPRKSYPMHKLIRKMEEKQKGSFKAKVVPWESAEVIAQYLQALLNKS